tttttcaaggactgtattgaaattcaagcatgTTTATCTACCAACAAAGATGAGGAAGGCGCAAGATTGCTCAAATGTCATGTCAATGACTGTAGTTGTACAGCATTCTCTGTATGTGATGGTTCCTGTTTAACAAAGGCTTTAGCCTGAGTCATCCAGGCCATATAACAATAACAGCAATCATATCGCATCCATGTAGGGTTTGCAGTCAAAAGCTGTTAAAAATATGACAATTTACATTCATAAGACATCTGTTTgctcgttttttttctttaacacatTGATATGAGATCAGTATTCTGTATCAGGTGATATGCAAGTTCAGGTATCAGTATCAGGAGGGAAAATATGGTATGAGAACATCTCTTTTATGCagcttttaaaattaaactttgCATTAAGTGATGGATTTTCAAAGTAAAGGTATGTATACCTTTATCAAACTAGTCTTAGAAGGTTATGCACGTTCTTCCAAGTGTTTTAAAGTAGAATTAAAAGGGCAGATGGTCTTATTCCAATGCTGCAAAATGTTCATGTAACCCTTCAGATTAGCTCCTGCAAAGCCTCAAAACTGATCCTCCACCCTCTCAGACTGCAGCCCGGGCCTCTCAGGTGGTGTCGGTGATATCGCCCAGTGCAGACTCGGCCCGGTGTGATACAAACTGAGGCCAGTCTTTTAGAAATAGCAGACAGAGGGGGGCCTGCGGGGTGTCAGATGTCGACAGGGACCAGTTGCTGGAGTCTCAGCCTCTCATGCTCACAGCAGCTGTGTCTTCTCAGACCTCACATTCCTGCAGGACAGACCCACTTTACTCTCATCACCTGTGCTGATCTGAGGCAGTACGAGCTCTCAGGGGAACCGCACCGCTACTCGGATTAAAGTCGTTTTCTTTAGCTTCTCACAGATATGAAAGGACACAGGAAGAGAGCTATGAAGGTGACACTTATAAATGACCGTACTAAACTGATCTTACAGGCTTTatcctgtttctgtttcagaTGTGTGCTggagctgcacaattaatcgaatcACAATCACATTATGGACTACTGCAATATCCAAATCGCATGAATGTGCAATATTTGTTAAGGGCAAAGTAAGTGAGTCAAAAATACCTTCATGTCTTTCTTAAGAATATTCacacatgaatgttaaaaaatagCCTTAATAACAGCAGAGATTATGGTAAAACCTGTGTCTCAggagtttttatttcttttcattttctgttcagTTTGTTGGGCATCATGTTGTCTTGAATGTTGGTGACATTATGaagtaaacaaacctgcatgtAAACTGCCAAAAGTGATTGCAGTAATGTCCAAATATCAAACAATAAGCTATGAAAATTAGAAAAATTTGAATTCCTTCTGATTTCATGAATCATATCGTGATAAAAACAATTGCAATTATGGACTTTCCCCGAATCATGCCGCTTTAATTTGTGCACATATGATTACCTTGTGTTTTTTCACTGCcatttattgtagttttcagttgttgttttttttactcactaTTGTTGTGCCATTTACTTAAAACACCACATTATATTTAGCCTCAACAATCACAAAAATCCTGTCCATAATCTTCtaatagaattataattattatataactctctcacagacacggTGATGGAGATGATCAGTGGCACCCCAGTGCTGTTAAATGAATTGCAACATCCCCAGTTTGAGTCCATCTGGGGACCTATTGTTGCATGTTCCTCCCTTCATTTCCCTGCCATCCCTCTACTGACAGCTCTGCAACAAAACACCATAAAACGAGTACAGAACAAGGTGCTGAAGCTCTCAGCAAAGACACAATGCAGCCCAAAGCCTTCAAAAGTGATACAGCAGAGAACATCTTCCAGGCTACACTGAGGGGAGCCCTACACAGATTGATATCTGGTGTTGTGCAGCAGGAGTCTGAAGTCGACTCTCGGTCCACTGCACAGACGGAGACGTGCAGCCATGATTCAGCAGCTTCTTTACCCCATCAGACCTCCCTGTACAATTACAGCTGCTTTGCAGTCTTTATTGCATCCGCTGCATTATAAGCTGCACCGTCTGACCTCcactaaataaaacatgtaaacatttaCCCCACCCACcctgctgcagacacacactgaaacatagCACACTAAATCATCCTCTACAACCAGGTTAATGTGATTGTTAAACCGCTATATAGGTTATATGTGAATGTGTCTGTTCTATATTCTATTTTTTGCTGCATCATCCtactttgcattcatttttggcTGCTTTTCGAAAGCCTTTAATAACCTGCACATGGACTATATAGATAAAAATGTGCCCTTTTGGCCAAATCTGACATTTATGTCATAATAAAGCAAACTGATgtgttatatttataaataaatgtaatacaaAATTAACCAGGATTACtaattttgacacattttcttgGTGGCTTTCAGGCACTTTGTAGATGACATAACCACTGAGCTGCAACTCAAACTTTTCACAAGCTttcataccacacacacacattgctacACACACCTCTGTTTGTAACTATCCATTCAACAAAAGCGCCGACTAAGCCCATACACACCTTAAACAGCATGAACAACCATGTTGCAAATGGCTGgaggtttaaaaagaaaaacagtttcttGATTCATTTGGTTGCTCGCAGCCCCCAGAGCCCCTCGTCCCACCGCGGGGCAgcccacaaaacacacacaccaaacacacacagcatagGGTCTAAGAAGAACTAAACATCAGTCTTACCTCCAGACGTGAACGCTGAAGTCAGTAGTAAAGTGGGACCCAAGTTTTCCGTCTGCTCTCCTGATGGGCTGCAGAGCCGCACACACTTGTAGCCACACAGAAACCTAAGTCTCTATTTAATTCCCTGCATTACCCTTGAATTAATTTGTTTCCTTCTCTCTCCGGTGAGCTCGCCTTCCGAAACTACTCCTCGACATTCACCTCCGCGTTGGATACCTgcgcttttctttcttttatccgTGTGTGTTcgcagtttgttgtgtttgtaatTAAAAAGCAGTCCTTCGCAGCTCGCTGACGGTCGCTGAAAACTCCACTTTGCCTTGCTAATCAGTGCGGCCGCTGCGGGGACGCGCGGCAGTGCGCGGTCACGCTGCTCCTGGGCGGGGAGacagcagagagggagggacgGAGCCAAACCTCCCGGTACACCGGAGAGCCGCCGGGGCTCACAGGAGCGCTTTTAATGTAGTGGCCGCACCGGGTACTGCAACTTCTGCCTTCATCATAACgacccaagaaaaaaaaaaacgttttttaactTCATAGTCATTAGAAAAGGAGCAAAATATCTCTATTTGAGGTCACTGAAGCGTAAAAAAACTCAGGAATACTTAAAATTAAACTACATAATGGCAAAACACGGgataacatattaaaaaaatatataaacagatTGTGATGGGATTCAGTATATTTGCATTtatgaatgtaaaatatattttttaaaaaaacgatagtGAGTTCCAAtgcaatatacatttttttgtatgtttaacctttaactgaaaaacacaatttccagtaaaaatgtttttttaaaagcctataaatactgcaatataataatattacagtatttaatatatatatatatatatttaataatatataaaatatatactgtactgtactgactATGGCATAACAAGGAATAAAgatgtttcttctttttcactcaaaaaagcctataaataaaataaatataatttatgctttgaaaaacattttgatgGGGTTTGGCCTTAGTAAATTTGCATCtatgaatgtaaaaaaagttgcaaaaactAGAGTGATATtcattacaatatacatttttgtatatTGTGTTCAaccttaaactaaaaaaaacacaatattgaaTAAAAGTTCATTAATAAAATTACAGATAATATAATCCAAGACAAATACCCGAAATGGGAAAGTGTGGGGAAgcttcttcttattttttagtaaataaCTTTTATTGAAAAGCATTTTTTGAGCGAAGCACTTTGTAATCCTAACATCAGAACATCAGAGAATGTAGTACAAAGAatgagaaattaaattaaaaagcaatGGCTATTTTGAtccataaaagaaaatatgcatatagagagaaacaaaagacaaaaatagcaTAGCGTATATGAACAATAGACTGTATACAAAGATATACAcaagatatatataaaaatattaatacaattaGCCAATTAATGATTTTGTGAATTGCTGGAGAAATTGGAATTAGTGGACATTCATAATTTTgaggctgcttttttttttacccattaaTGAAATTCCATGGATATTTAATTAgaactattatttatttcattgtttatttaagtTCAATAATACACCCATGAGTATTTCTAGTCCTAGAATGAATGGGCCACCATCTTTCAACGCGTTTTCTCTTGTTGAAGGCATGACCCGCCctactctgcctctgattggcttacCTAGATATTGTTCCTGAACATTAACCAATCCAACTCCTCATACCAACGAAGGCAACGCGTActagccaatcagaggcagagatGGGCGGTACAAAACATTTGGCAGACGGAGTGAAACAACAGGAAGTAGGCACAAAATAACACGATAACGATGCACAATGAGCACACCACATGACATTAGATGAtagtaaaaacatatataaacgtGTATTTTTGagattatttaagatttttatgACTAGAGATATTTTAACTTCTACACACGTGGCTTTATCTctgatgttttcattttaaaatgtaagcaCATATAACTTTTTAGTCCCTGCATGTAACAACACAGACTGGTCGCTTTCAGTAAATGTACCCTGTCGCAGAACGTTTAACGTCTTCCTGCATCGGTTTACGTTAGTCACTGCAATGAGGGACAAGTCTGCAGTTTTCGTGGTACTTTTTATCTGAGTGTGTCTTTTACAGGTATGGACATTGAATCAAGTGCATGTGTTTTAAGTTTGacaatacattgtttgtattctAGATGCTAAAATTACTGTTTGGCTGAGTTGTTTCGCTTCGTGCGGTGGTGAAAGTGACGGTTAGCTAACGGCTAGCTTTCATCAGCCTGCTGGTAAAACGATGAACTAAACGCATTGCAGTGATGTGAAACTCCGCAGTGGAAACACCGGACACCGGCAGCCTGTAACGTTAGACTGTCAGTTATATGGCCGATCAAACGCCATTGTTAATATTTGTGAATAACATTTGCTTATTGCGATAATTCAGTTACAAGTAACGTGCGGCAGCGAGTAACGAGCCAAGATGGGACCAGAAGTGATTCTGTGTTTAACTTCAGCAacgtttctgtcattttaacgTTAATCTTacaaatcgtcaccctgttaaaataacgcctaactatttttttcaagttttgcaggagaCAAACATAtggcatttattgatcattagtaataacactgtgtctaaattatgtaacttaagagaaataaatgacttaggcaattttttgaacaagCCTTTGTGAAGGTGTCTAcgtaagagtcacacaagcctgtcagaaacatgacatgacaagtatcatgagcattaatgttacttcaaagtgtcattaatgttcatgacacatcctatgtcatgtttatgacacgctcatgtaactcttatgtagacaccttagagtaaagtgtcaacaataaaacactgataaactaaactgataactaaacaatctccctctagctcttctttgctgggttcttatctgatgcctgtgaatgtggcaaattgtcaaagaagtgatgatcttaaaggggtaaaatcacatgatctgatcaactgaggatgtaggcgattttaccataggtggtcgGCGTgatgagatgatttaggcaaaaaaaacaattttgacaaaaaatgacatgggcgattattttaacagtatgaCAAAATACAACTTTAACACAGCTTCATCTCTGTGCAGTAGTATAAACTTGTCTGTCCAGTGAATATATAACAACTGGGTTTGCATCATCGTGTTCAGGATGAGCTTTGTGACACATCACAAAGTGTCATTTTGAACCAGTTAATCTCTTAAAAACAGACTTAGACAAGTGCTAAATATTCCACTGCTGCAGATGACAGTTATCTTCCCAAATGACTAATCAGAGGATTATTGTTCCAGCTAATCTTTTGCAATAAACTGACATTGTTTCGTTTTTTCAAAACGCCCACTCCATTTTCCTAGAACCCAAAATGACACCTTCAAACTGTTTGTTTAGTCTGACCGACAATCCAGTTTGATGATCTAATGCCAACTACTCATTTACAGCACTTCAATAGAGCTATTAACTAATAtgttatttattgattcatgAGTACTTTCTCAAttgaattttagattttttaaccCAAAGAGATATAGTTTACAATCACACAAGACAAAGGAATGCAGACAGTTCTCACAATTAAGAAGAAAAGtgtttggttaaaaataaacaattattaaGAATTCACAATGATTTCGTCACATAGTCTGTATCAGACAATAAAGACCTTGAAATGAAATATCGGCTGATAAGATGATGCTGATGCACATGTGACACAAACTGTTGACAGTACAAGTCCAAAGATTATGTCCACAGTGTGAACGTTTTTTAAAGTGTCAGAAACAGAGTTGCTTTTTGCAATAATTGCTCAGCTTTCGGTCATGTTTTACATGTAACCTAAGTTGTAGcggttttattgttttggccAGGGAATGTGTACATTATGCTTTAAAAGCTTTGTTTTTAAAGTCAGAATCTTCCACTACCCCATCTCGTTAACAGCAGAAATATTAATGTGTTTATTCCATTGTAGGAAAGATGTAGTCCACAATTAGgtggataaaaaatattttggcaaTTGGCTTAAATAAGTTCGGAATGTTGGATATTGGTgaaaatccaatatcgtgcatccctaaaaTTTTCCTAAATAAAAGTTGATGAGTGAAGAATGAATGAGCTAAATATTCAGCactaaaacattttgtattttcagaCTGACACTCTGTTGGAGGATGGACCCTGTAGTGCTGAGCTACCAGGACAGCCTGCTGCGGCGCTCTGATGTGTCCTTACTGGAAGGGCCTTACTGGCTCAATGACCAGGTCATTGGTTTTGCCTTTGAGTACTTTGCTGCTGAGCGCTTCAGAGTCCTGGGGGAGACCATCACCTTCATCAGCCCGGAGGTCACCCAGTTCATCAAGTGTGCTTCCTGCCCTGATGAGTTAGCCTTGTTCCTGGAGCCGCTGGACCTCGCCTCTCGCCACTGGGTCTTCCTCGCTGTCAACGACAACTCCAACCAGAGCGCCGGCGGATCCCACTGGAGCCTTTTGGTCTACCATCACAACTCCAACCACTTTGCACACTATGACTCTCAAAACGGCAGCAATTCCCTGCACGCGCGACGTATCGCCAGCAAGCTGGAGCCTTTCCTTGGCGCGGGGAGGAAAGCGATGTTTGTGGAGGAGCCCTGTCCGTCACAGCAGAACAGCTATGACTGTGGCATGTATGTTATCTGCATCGCGGAGGCCTTGTGCGAGAAGGCCAGGGTGGAGGGCTCGCCACGCCTCCCCGTGCAGATCATCACCCCAGCCTACATCACTCAGAAGAGGGCTGAGTGGTGCAGACTGATCCAGAGTCTAGCTCAGAACGACCTCTGCTGCGCTCTGTCCTTCCCTTAGCACGTCGATCGACCCTCACTATATGCAGAACAGCTGTCGGCCTCGACATATCTACTGCTGGAGCCTCTGAATGCACTCCTTCAATACAGTATATAACTACATATATTTCTATTACAGTCTCTGTCATactccataaaagaaaaatctctaaCGATTTATTGGTGTCATGTTTACGCCTTGTATATGCACAGCAACATACAAAATGTAAACCTGAACACCGGCATGCCTATAAAGGAATTTACTCCCATGTACATA
The Centropristis striata isolate RG_2023a ecotype Rhode Island chromosome 2, C.striata_1.0, whole genome shotgun sequence DNA segment above includes these coding regions:
- the senp8 gene encoding sentrin-specific protease 8, with protein sequence MDPVVLSYQDSLLRRSDVSLLEGPYWLNDQVIGFAFEYFAAERFRVLGETITFISPEVTQFIKCASCPDELALFLEPLDLASRHWVFLAVNDNSNQSAGGSHWSLLVYHHNSNHFAHYDSQNGSNSLHARRIASKLEPFLGAGRKAMFVEEPCPSQQNSYDCGMYVICIAEALCEKARVEGSPRLPVQIITPAYITQKRAEWCRLIQSLAQNDLCCALSFP